One Ricinus communis isolate WT05 ecotype wild-type chromosome 7, ASM1957865v1, whole genome shotgun sequence genomic region harbors:
- the LOC8287599 gene encoding alcohol dehydrogenase, producing MGFSSLIRSGISKRLLSTNTRSSVIAFSWFVGDGSLNHVGGNYENNRNKMNKISKRSYHVSSSEYMRGVVFWEPGKPLTFEEFQIPRPKASELLIKTKACGVCHSDLHVIKGELPFASPCAIGHEITGEVVEHGPLTDQKIIARFPVGSHVIGAFIMPCGNCSYCSKGHDDLCEDFFAYNRAKGTLYDGETRLFLRNSGNPVYMYSMGGLAEYCVVPAHGLTTLPDSLPYTESAILGCAVFTAYGAMAHAAEVHPGDSIAIIGIGGVGSSCLQIARAFGASDIIAVDVQDDKLQKAKIFGATHTINSTKEDPIESIREITGGRGVDIAVEALGKPLTFSQCTQSVRDGGKAVMIGLSQAGAVGEIDINRLVRRKIQVIGSYGGRARQDLPKLVKLAESGIFNLTDAVSRKYKFEEASKAFQDLNQGKIVSRAVIEIA from the exons ATGGGGTTTTCTTCTCTTATTCGGTCTGGCATTAGCAAGAGGCTTCTCTCAACAAATACCCGCTCCTCCGTTATCGCTTTTTCTTGGTTTGTGGGTGATGGATCTTTGAATCATGTTGGTGgcaattatgaaaataatcgTAATAAGATGAATAAGATTTCGAAGAGGTCATATCATGTGAGCTCAAGTGAGTATATGCGTGGAGTTGTGTTTTGGGAACCCGGTAAACCACTTACCTTTGAAGAATTCCAAATTCCTCGCCCCAAAGCTTCTGAGCTTCTCATTAAAACCAAAG CTTGTGGAGTTTGCCACTCTGATCTTCATGTTATAAAAGGAGAACTTCCATTTGCTAGTCCTTGTGCTATTGGGCATGAAATAACTGGGGAAGTTGTTGAACATGGACCATTGACAGACCAGAAAATTATCGCAAG ATTTCCTGTTGGATCTCATGTTATTGGAGCTTTCATCATGCCATGTGGTAACTGCTCATATTGTTCTAAG GGCCATGATGATTTGTGCGAGGACTTCTTTGCTTATAACCGAGCCAAAGGAACTCTCTATGATGGTGAAACTCGGTTATTTCTCCGGAACAGTG GAAACCCGGTATACATGTATAGCATGGGAGGCCTTGCGGAATACTGTGTTGTTCCGGCGCATGGATTAACTACTTTACCAGACTCATTGCCATACACGGAATCTGCAATATTAGGATGTGCAGTATTTACTGCCTATGGTGCTATGGCCCATGCAGCAGAGGTGCATCCTGGGGATTCTATTGCAATCATTGGAATTGGGGGTGTTGGCTCAAG TTGTTTGCAGATAGCAAGGGCATTTGGTGCCTCTGATATTATTGCTGTGGATGTTCAGGATGATAAGCTACAGAAAGCTAAGATTTTTGGTGCAACTCACACTATAAATTCCACCAAAGAAGATCCTATTGAAAGTATTAGA GAAATAACTGGGGGAAGAGGTGTAGATATTGCTGTGGAGGCCTTGGGCAAACCACTGACATTTTCTCAGTGTACGCAGAGTGTAAGAGATGGAGGGAAAGCTGTCATGATTGGACTTTCACAAGCTGGTGCTGTTGGAGAGATAGATATAAATCGTCTTGTTCGTCGAAAG ATTCAAGTCATTGGCTCATACGGAGGAAGGGCAAGGCAAGATCTTCCCAAGTTGGTTAAACTTGCAGAATCAGGTATTTTCAATCTGACTGATGCTGTTTcaagaaaatacaaatttgAGGAGGCAAGCAAAGCATTCCAGGATCTCAACCAAGGAAAGATTGTTAGCCGTGCTGTCATTGAGATAGCATAG